The Corynebacterium vitaeruminis DSM 20294 genome window below encodes:
- a CDS encoding barstar family protein, translating to MNVTITTPVTTVGEFYRALSSQLELGGRGIPNADALADILREKLVATVTVTGWGISLSDALLVLKVFRDLGVTLRFS from the coding sequence ATGAACGTCACGATCACCACCCCCGTCACCACCGTCGGGGAGTTCTACCGCGCGCTGTCTTCGCAGCTCGAGCTGGGCGGCCGCGGGATCCCCAACGCCGACGCGCTTGCAGACATCCTGCGCGAGAAGCTCGTAGCTACCGTCACCGTCACCGGTTGGGGCATTTCGCTTTCCGACGCCTTGTTGGTGCTCAAAGTGTTCCGCGACCTAGGCGTCACCCTGCGCTTTTCCTAA
- a CDS encoding glycine--tRNA ligase produces the protein MASNNVIDTVVNLCKRRGLVYPCGEIYGGTRSAWDYGPLGVELKENIKRQWWRSMVTSRPDVVGVDTSVILPRQTWVSSGHVEVFTDPLVESLHTHKRYRADHLLEAYEEKHGHPAPNGLADINDPETGQPGAWTEPRAFSGLLKTFLGPVDDEEGLHYLRPETAQGIFVNFKNVMTSARMKPPFGIANIGKSFRNEITPGNFIFRTREFEQMEMEFFVKPGTDEEWHQYWIDARHQWYLDLGVNADNLRLYEHPKEKLSHYSKRTVDIEYAFNFQNSKWGELEGIANRTDYDLRVHSEGSGEDLSYFDQTTGERWIPYVIEPAAGLGRSMMAFLVDAYHEDEAPNAKGGVDKRVVLKLDYRLSPVKVAVLPLSKKEPLTDKAEELAAQLRQFWNIDYDTSGAIGRRYRRQDEIGTPFCVTVDFDTLEDGAVTVRERDTMAQERVKLEDLQSYLASRLIGC, from the coding sequence ATGGCTTCGAACAACGTCATCGACACCGTCGTCAATCTCTGTAAGCGCCGCGGCCTGGTCTACCCCTGCGGCGAGATCTACGGCGGTACCCGCTCGGCATGGGACTACGGTCCGCTGGGCGTGGAGCTGAAGGAGAACATCAAGCGCCAGTGGTGGCGCTCCATGGTGACCTCGCGTCCGGACGTCGTGGGTGTGGACACCTCCGTCATCCTGCCCCGCCAGACCTGGGTGAGCTCCGGCCACGTCGAGGTCTTCACCGACCCGCTGGTGGAGTCCCTGCACACCCACAAGCGCTACCGCGCCGACCACCTGCTCGAGGCCTACGAGGAGAAGCACGGACACCCGGCCCCCAACGGCCTGGCCGACATCAACGACCCCGAGACCGGCCAGCCGGGCGCCTGGACCGAGCCGAGGGCCTTCTCCGGCCTGCTTAAGACCTTCCTCGGCCCCGTCGACGACGAGGAGGGCCTGCACTACCTGCGCCCGGAGACCGCCCAGGGCATCTTCGTCAACTTCAAGAACGTCATGACCTCCGCGCGCATGAAGCCCCCGTTCGGCATCGCCAACATCGGCAAGTCCTTCCGCAACGAGATCACCCCGGGCAACTTCATCTTCCGTACCCGCGAGTTCGAGCAGATGGAGATGGAGTTCTTCGTCAAGCCGGGCACCGACGAGGAATGGCACCAGTACTGGATTGACGCCCGCCACCAGTGGTACCTCGACCTGGGCGTGAACGCCGACAACCTGCGCCTGTACGAGCACCCGAAGGAGAAGCTCTCCCACTACTCCAAGCGCACCGTCGACATCGAGTACGCCTTCAACTTCCAGAACTCCAAGTGGGGCGAGCTCGAGGGCATCGCCAACCGCACCGACTACGACCTGCGCGTCCACTCCGAGGGCTCCGGGGAGGACCTGTCCTACTTCGACCAGACCACCGGCGAGCGCTGGATCCCCTACGTCATCGAGCCGGCCGCGGGCCTGGGCCGTTCCATGATGGCCTTCCTCGTCGACGCCTACCACGAGGACGAGGCCCCCAACGCCAAGGGCGGCGTCGACAAGCGCGTCGTGCTCAAGCTCGACTACCGCCTGTCGCCGGTGAAGGTGGCGGTGCTCCCGCTGTCGAAGAAGGAGCCGCTGACCGACAAGGCAGAGGAGCTGGCGGCCCAGCTGCGCCAGTTCTGGAACATCGACTACGACACCTCCGGCGCCATCGGCCGCCGCTACCGCCGCCAGGACGAGATCGGCACCCCGTTCTGCGTGACCGTCGACTTCGACACCCTCGAGGACGGCGCCGTCACCGTGCGCGAGCGCGACACCATGGCCCAGGAGCGCGTCAAGCTCGAGGACCTGCAGTCCTACCTCGCCTCCCGCCTGATCGGTTGCTAA
- a CDS encoding deoxyguanosinetriphosphate triphosphohydrolase — MYEYSAHDVARRLAEPEKGSQLVAHDDERGPFSRDRARVLHSAALRRLADKTQVVGPRDGDTPRTRLTHSLEVAQIARGIGGGLGLNPDLCEMAGLTHDIGHPPYGHNGEVALNELAEDCGGFEGNAQTLRILSRLEPKVIDDDDVSYGLNLTRAALDAACKYPRTKTNPDGSVNRKYGCYDEDAHILAWVREGHEDRRASTEAQAMDFADDIAYSVHDVEDGILSGRINLGVLWDLVELAQLAEKGAKAFGGSPEGLMDAADHLRKLDVVNANIDFDGSLRGHARLKAMTSHLVGRYVGAVIEATKDAGGSPLGRTYGDVVIPDQVLAEVTLLKTIAVLYVMDEPSHKARQDRQRDRIFRVYDYLAAGTPGTLDPMFAQWWTMADTDAARQRVIIDQIASMTESRLERIAKQSADLTGFLG; from the coding sequence ATGTATGAGTACTCCGCCCACGACGTAGCCCGCCGCCTCGCCGAGCCCGAAAAGGGCAGCCAGCTGGTGGCGCACGACGACGAGCGCGGACCGTTCTCCCGCGACCGCGCCCGCGTCCTGCACTCCGCGGCGCTGCGCCGGCTGGCGGACAAGACGCAGGTCGTCGGCCCGCGCGACGGGGACACCCCGCGCACCCGGCTCACCCACTCGCTGGAGGTCGCGCAGATCGCCCGCGGCATCGGCGGGGGCCTAGGGCTCAACCCCGACCTGTGCGAGATGGCGGGGCTCACCCACGACATCGGCCACCCGCCCTACGGGCACAACGGGGAGGTGGCGCTCAACGAACTGGCCGAGGACTGCGGCGGCTTCGAGGGCAACGCGCAGACCCTGCGCATCCTGTCCCGGCTGGAGCCGAAGGTCATCGACGATGACGATGTCTCCTACGGGCTCAACCTCACCCGCGCGGCGCTGGACGCCGCGTGCAAGTACCCGCGCACCAAGACCAACCCGGACGGCAGCGTCAACCGCAAGTACGGTTGCTACGACGAGGACGCCCACATCCTCGCCTGGGTGCGCGAGGGACACGAGGACCGCCGCGCCAGCACCGAGGCCCAGGCCATGGACTTCGCCGACGACATCGCCTACTCCGTCCACGACGTGGAGGACGGCATCCTCTCCGGCCGCATCAACCTCGGCGTTCTGTGGGACCTGGTGGAGCTCGCCCAGCTCGCGGAGAAGGGCGCGAAGGCCTTCGGCGGCAGCCCCGAGGGGCTCATGGACGCCGCCGACCACTTGCGCAAGCTCGACGTGGTTAACGCGAACATCGACTTCGACGGATCGCTGCGCGGGCACGCGCGGCTGAAGGCCATGACCAGCCACCTCGTGGGCCGCTACGTCGGCGCCGTCATCGAGGCGACCAAGGACGCGGGCGGTTCGCCGCTCGGGCGCACCTACGGCGACGTCGTCATCCCCGATCAGGTGCTTGCCGAGGTCACCTTGCTCAAGACCATCGCGGTGCTCTACGTCATGGACGAGCCGAGCCACAAGGCCCGCCAGGACCGCCAGCGCGACCGCATCTTCCGGGTCTACGACTACCTCGCAGCGGGCACGCCCGGCACGCTCGACCCGATGTTCGCGCAGTGGTGGACCATGGCGGACACCGACGCCGCGCGCCAGCGGGTCATCATCGACCAGATCGCGTCGATGACCGAGTCGCGGCTCGAGCGCATCGCCAAGCAAAGCGCCGACCTCACCGGCTTCCTCGGCTAG
- a CDS encoding ribonuclease domain-containing protein: MSSQPSRTSLPAIIGGLALVLVAAFFGIDLGGGHGGSSASSSTSVAAPGSSASNAVGKASASAKTATTSAQKADGDSCPVNTLPAEADTVIDEIRAGGPFAHPDNDGVRFGNYEGVLPKQSSNYYREYTVDTPGLNHRGERRIVTGGGSATDPDVWYYTDDHYESFCQIPDAEN, encoded by the coding sequence ATGTCCTCCCAACCCTCACGCACGTCCCTCCCCGCCATCATCGGCGGTCTCGCGCTGGTGCTGGTCGCGGCCTTCTTCGGGATTGACCTCGGCGGGGGCCACGGTGGTTCGTCGGCAAGCTCGTCGACGTCCGTGGCCGCGCCTGGCAGTTCGGCGAGTAACGCCGTAGGCAAGGCGTCGGCAAGCGCGAAAACGGCGACGACTTCGGCGCAGAAGGCGGACGGCGACTCCTGCCCCGTGAACACGCTGCCTGCGGAGGCCGACACCGTCATTGACGAGATCCGCGCGGGCGGGCCGTTCGCGCACCCGGACAACGACGGCGTGCGCTTTGGCAACTACGAGGGCGTGCTGCCGAAGCAGTCGAGCAACTATTACCGCGAGTACACGGTGGACACGCCAGGGCTCAACCACCGCGGGGAGCGGCGCATCGTCACCGGCGGCGGCAGCGCGACCGACCCCGACGTGTGGTACTACACCGACGATCACTACGAGAGCTTCTGCCAGATCCCGGATGCGGAGAACTAG
- a CDS encoding YdcF family protein: MVRPALVAGAALGAGLLLIPAAIVVRGAIHPRNEFGRFDMIAVLGTAQYDGVPSKQLAARLRWAAKLWEENRCQPVITLGGSLPGDRFTEAQVGREYLLAAHVDASLVHELPVGNDSRGSLQALAHTFPHSSFLIVTDPNHALRAELIARQLGLDAKASGTPFTPTRFPGRHWLLTLLHECGGMAVVISRRFLGDRLAAVVEDLLREGEIRLRPSRGTRIDYIRHT, translated from the coding sequence ATGGTTCGACCTGCTCTCGTCGCCGGCGCCGCCCTCGGCGCGGGCCTTTTGCTCATCCCCGCCGCCATCGTCGTCCGCGGCGCCATCCACCCGCGCAACGAGTTCGGGCGCTTCGACATGATCGCGGTGCTCGGCACCGCGCAGTACGACGGCGTGCCCAGCAAGCAGCTGGCGGCGCGGCTGCGCTGGGCGGCGAAGCTGTGGGAGGAAAACCGCTGCCAGCCGGTCATCACCCTCGGCGGGAGCCTGCCGGGGGATAGGTTCACCGAGGCCCAGGTCGGCCGCGAGTACCTGCTCGCCGCCCACGTGGACGCCAGTCTCGTCCACGAGCTGCCCGTGGGCAACGACTCGCGCGGCTCGCTGCAGGCGCTCGCCCACACCTTCCCGCACTCGAGCTTCCTCATCGTCACCGACCCCAACCACGCCCTGCGCGCGGAGCTCATCGCCAGGCAGCTGGGGCTTGACGCCAAGGCCTCCGGCACCCCGTTTACGCCCACCCGCTTCCCGGGCAGGCACTGGCTGCTCACGCTCCTGCACGAGTGCGGCGGCATGGCGGTGGTGATCTCCCGGCGGTTCCTCGGCGACAGGCTCGCCGCCGTGGTGGAGGACCTCCTGCGCGAGGGCGAGATCCGGCTTCGTCCCTCCCGCGGCACCCGGATCGACTACATCCGGCACACCTAA
- a CDS encoding excalibur calcium-binding domain-containing protein — MKKSLLALSLSAALTCGVVAPAHAQEAAPAATDQLSSQSVSSGSSEADADSTEDAGSSKAGTAIVVILGVGAVAGLVAAGVSWAVANRMIPNPLPGIIPDPPAPAPAPAPAPAPAPVQAVAPAPAPAQVSRTYANFTEVWNVLGRPIHSNEPGFHSGLDRDGDGVGCESRPK; from the coding sequence ATGAAGAAGTCTCTTCTCGCGCTCTCCCTCAGCGCGGCACTGACCTGCGGCGTCGTCGCCCCCGCCCACGCGCAAGAGGCCGCCCCCGCGGCCACCGATCAGCTCTCCAGCCAGAGCGTCTCCTCCGGTTCCTCTGAGGCCGACGCCGACTCCACCGAGGACGCCGGCTCCTCGAAGGCTGGCACCGCCATCGTCGTCATCCTCGGCGTCGGCGCCGTCGCGGGGCTGGTCGCCGCGGGTGTCTCCTGGGCCGTGGCCAACCGCATGATCCCGAACCCGCTCCCGGGCATCATCCCGGATCCCCCGGCGCCCGCACCGGCCCCGGCTCCCGCTCCTGCGCCCGCCCCGGTCCAGGCCGTCGCGCCGGCGCCCGCGCCCGCGCAGGTGTCGCGCACCTACGCCAACTTCACCGAGGTGTGGAACGTGCTCGGCCGCCCCATCCACTCGAACGAGCCGGGCTTCCATTCGGGCCTCGACCGCGATGGCGACGGCGTCGGCTGCGAGTCCCGCCCGAAGTAA
- the istA gene encoding IS21 family transposase: MDDWAQIRILRKDGMSIRKIAATVGCAKKTVERALASNTPPSYSKRAPQKTAFDEVELDVRALLDEVPDMKATVIAQRVAWQGSMSWFRENIRRIRPEYLPHDPVDTLDHKPGVQIQCDLMFPDDGIPDTHGHAGVFPVLVMVASYSRFMAACVLPTRTTGDLVSGMWLLLQQRFGVVPKQLLWDHESGIGQKRLVDQVVGFSGTLGVRIKQAPPRDPETKGIVERHNEYLKTSFFPGRHFADHQDAQAQLDGWIDTIANTRVHASLAQRPVDRWVVDKAAMNPLPPYPPQTGLTRQVRLPRNYYVSVDANRYSVSPSAIGKIVTIFVQLDRVLVTDGTGLIVADHERVWGKNHTVTDPQHQRLAKQMRQQLAQPTPRLGDIVVETADLNVYDRLTGWQEYSA, encoded by the coding sequence ATGGATGATTGGGCGCAGATCAGGATTTTGCGCAAAGATGGCATGTCGATTCGCAAGATCGCAGCAACAGTCGGCTGCGCGAAAAAGACGGTAGAGCGGGCCTTAGCCAGCAACACACCTCCGTCGTATTCCAAACGAGCTCCACAAAAGACCGCGTTTGACGAGGTGGAACTGGACGTTAGGGCCTTGCTCGACGAGGTCCCTGATATGAAAGCCACGGTTATCGCACAGCGCGTCGCCTGGCAGGGCTCGATGTCGTGGTTTAGGGAAAACATCCGTCGAATCCGCCCCGAGTATCTCCCCCACGACCCAGTCGATACCCTCGACCATAAGCCAGGTGTGCAGATTCAATGTGACCTCATGTTCCCCGATGACGGTATCCCCGATACGCATGGTCACGCGGGGGTGTTCCCGGTGTTGGTGATGGTGGCATCGTATTCCAGGTTCATGGCCGCGTGTGTTCTTCCCACTAGGACAACCGGTGATCTGGTGTCTGGGATGTGGCTGTTGCTTCAGCAACGTTTTGGCGTAGTACCCAAGCAACTGTTGTGGGATCACGAATCCGGCATCGGCCAGAAACGCCTCGTCGATCAGGTCGTCGGGTTTTCCGGCACGTTGGGTGTGCGCATCAAACAAGCCCCGCCGAGGGATCCGGAAACGAAAGGCATTGTCGAACGCCACAACGAGTACCTGAAAACATCGTTTTTCCCCGGCCGGCACTTTGCCGATCATCAGGACGCGCAAGCACAGCTTGATGGGTGGATTGACACGATTGCGAACACTCGTGTGCACGCCAGCTTGGCGCAACGCCCGGTAGACCGATGGGTAGTCGACAAGGCTGCTATGAATCCGCTTCCCCCGTATCCACCGCAGACCGGTTTGACCAGGCAGGTACGGTTACCGAGGAACTACTACGTGTCTGTGGATGCTAATCGGTACTCGGTATCGCCTTCAGCCATCGGCAAGATTGTCACCATCTTTGTACAACTCGATCGGGTACTAGTTACCGATGGCACCGGGTTGATTGTTGCCGACCACGAAAGGGTGTGGGGCAAAAACCACACGGTCACCGACCCGCAGCATCAGAGGTTGGCGAAACAGATGCGCCAACAGCTTGCACAACCCACACCGCGTCTAGGAGACATTGTCGTAGAAACGGCGGACTTAAACGTCTATGACCGACTGACCGGCTGGCAGGAGTACTCGGCATGA
- a CDS encoding DUF5067 domain-containing protein, with protein MKKSLLIAASLAAAASLTLSACSSDDSSGNGASQATETTTTTAQASALEGTWKQTNSADPSRQMEAVITDNTITINWPAFDAEGKPIYWIGTFDESAAAQGGTITSTRDKSATDSLLLASTSDTKDFTVNDGKISFGVSMQDLSMTVEMEKESDEVPTPTTVRNSDAANSFENGVLETAKLRIKITDSRVIHPGEPGNEYGDKPVIAFYYDITNKTDEDLSALDWAFYFDAFQDNNPNTVNQLETGPNPDSELSSSSYEKIKKNGTAQGAVAYYLDDEVTPVELVAKIFPGDTEIGRQTFPVS; from the coding sequence ATGAAGAAGTCTCTCCTCATCGCTGCTTCCCTCGCTGCGGCAGCCTCCCTTACCTTGTCCGCCTGTTCGTCCGACGACTCCTCCGGAAACGGCGCAAGCCAGGCCACTGAAACCACCACGACCACGGCACAGGCTTCCGCCCTCGAGGGCACTTGGAAGCAGACCAACTCTGCGGATCCCAGTAGGCAGATGGAAGCCGTCATCACCGACAACACGATCACCATCAACTGGCCAGCCTTCGACGCCGAAGGCAAGCCCATTTATTGGATCGGCACCTTCGACGAAAGCGCGGCTGCCCAAGGCGGAACGATCACCTCGACTCGAGACAAGTCGGCTACCGATTCCCTCCTGCTGGCTTCCACCTCAGATACGAAAGACTTCACCGTCAACGATGGGAAGATCTCCTTTGGAGTTTCCATGCAAGATCTGTCGATGACGGTCGAGATGGAAAAGGAATCCGACGAGGTACCGACGCCTACGACCGTACGCAACTCGGATGCAGCGAACTCCTTCGAGAACGGAGTCCTCGAGACCGCGAAGCTCCGGATCAAGATCACCGATTCCAGGGTCATTCACCCAGGTGAGCCGGGCAACGAGTATGGGGATAAGCCCGTCATCGCGTTTTACTACGACATCACCAACAAGACCGACGAGGACCTGTCTGCCCTGGATTGGGCTTTTTACTTCGATGCCTTCCAAGACAACAATCCTAATACCGTCAACCAGCTCGAGACAGGCCCGAATCCCGATAGCGAGCTCAGCAGCAGTAGCTACGAGAAGATCAAGAAGAACGGCACAGCACAAGGCGCGGTGGCTTACTACCTCGATGACGAGGTAACCCCGGTGGAGCTGGTCGCCAAGATCTTCCCAGGCGACACCGAGATCGGCCGCCAGACCTTCCCAGTCTCCTAG
- a CDS encoding Fur family transcriptional regulator, with product MSPTIDRTVPKLGVRSTRQRTAVVNVLRDLENFASAKTIHQELTNRNLRVGLTTVYRTLQSLTDIKAVDVLHMSNGETLYRHCVTEEHHHHLVCTNCGKTVEIDGGPVEKWANEVCATHGFTLTGHEAEVFGLCADCAAKKS from the coding sequence ATGTCACCCACCATCGATCGGACTGTGCCGAAGCTCGGCGTGCGCAGCACCCGTCAGCGCACCGCCGTCGTGAACGTCCTGCGCGACCTGGAGAACTTCGCCTCCGCGAAGACCATCCACCAGGAGCTCACCAACCGCAACCTGCGCGTGGGCCTGACCACCGTGTACCGCACCCTGCAGTCGCTGACCGACATCAAGGCCGTCGATGTGCTGCACATGTCCAACGGTGAGACTCTCTACCGCCACTGCGTGACCGAGGAGCACCACCACCACCTGGTGTGCACCAACTGCGGCAAGACGGTCGAGATCGACGGCGGCCCCGTCGAGAAGTGGGCCAACGAGGTCTGCGCAACCCACGGCTTTACCCTGACCGGGCACGAGGCCGAGGTCTTCGGCCTGTGCGCCGACTGCGCCGCAAAGAAGTCCTAA
- a CDS encoding TPM domain-containing protein: MMKPQSGKVRRILAATGVAVGCCIGGIAPGVALADDVHVLAEAPQRYTASVTDTTGTLTQAQVDEITTAVQNTESQLRLKLYVVFVNNFNDITPEVWTSQALSANGGENAAIYAVSIGTREFGVQTGDQWPTGAVDNMYNAAFDSLQKEDWAGSAVAVAQAATDASSSTSGSGTTTSKDGSGVGWLGAGAASVALAGGGIWAYGRRKKKADTQAAVEQGREIAPGNAGDLMQLPTAALEKLAQEELVSTDESIRKGREELDIAVSEFGAERTRSFTRAMNHSTTTLQKAFELKQRLDSKAVRDEAERRSLLVDIISSCGSADDALDAEAHNFAEMRNLLVNAPDALDKLTQTTVDLRARLPKAQDTLAGLQQQYSAEMLSSIAHNVDMAEVSITQAEKFIDTGRGLVAKPAGEQGGLIDSVRQAEDAATHADKLITGIENASATIATAMSGLPALITEVEGEITEALSLREQGQAQRTSADWTELDAAVAQSRTVLDAAKAKGQADPLGQWTALTDVDSRLDAVLDTVRAETADHARQLQLFDQQLAAAGSAIQAASDFISTRGRVIGSSARTKLADAQRLHAQAQQQRTSDTRAATGYARQAANAAQASLSAAQRDVDDYQRRQNRNNSSGTTGAIITGMVLNEILSGGRGGFGGGFGGGGGFGGGGGGFGGGGGGFRGGRF; the protein is encoded by the coding sequence ATGATGAAGCCGCAGTCAGGGAAAGTTCGCCGCATCCTCGCCGCCACGGGCGTGGCCGTCGGGTGTTGCATCGGGGGGATCGCCCCCGGAGTCGCGCTGGCGGACGATGTCCACGTGCTCGCCGAGGCGCCGCAGCGCTACACCGCGTCGGTGACGGACACCACCGGCACGCTCACCCAGGCCCAGGTGGACGAGATCACCACCGCGGTGCAGAACACCGAGTCGCAGCTGCGCCTCAAGCTGTACGTGGTGTTCGTCAACAACTTCAATGACATCACGCCCGAGGTGTGGACCTCCCAGGCGCTGTCTGCCAACGGCGGGGAGAACGCCGCCATCTACGCGGTGAGCATCGGCACCCGCGAGTTCGGTGTGCAGACCGGCGACCAGTGGCCCACGGGCGCGGTGGACAACATGTACAACGCCGCCTTCGACTCGCTCCAGAAGGAGGACTGGGCCGGGTCTGCGGTCGCGGTGGCCCAGGCGGCAACCGACGCCTCGTCGTCGACAAGCGGCAGCGGAACCACAACGAGCAAGGACGGCTCTGGCGTCGGCTGGCTCGGCGCGGGTGCCGCGAGCGTGGCGCTGGCCGGCGGCGGAATCTGGGCCTACGGGCGCAGGAAGAAGAAGGCGGACACGCAGGCCGCCGTGGAGCAGGGCCGCGAGATCGCGCCCGGCAACGCGGGTGATCTCATGCAGCTGCCCACCGCCGCGCTGGAGAAGCTGGCGCAGGAGGAGCTGGTCTCCACCGACGAGTCGATCCGCAAGGGCCGCGAGGAGCTGGACATCGCGGTGTCCGAGTTCGGCGCCGAGCGCACGCGCTCCTTCACCCGTGCGATGAACCACTCCACCACCACCTTGCAAAAGGCCTTCGAGCTTAAGCAGCGGCTCGACTCGAAGGCGGTGCGCGACGAGGCCGAGCGCCGCAGCCTGCTGGTGGACATCATCTCCTCCTGCGGCAGCGCCGACGACGCCCTCGACGCCGAGGCCCACAACTTCGCGGAGATGCGCAACCTGCTGGTCAACGCCCCCGACGCGCTGGACAAGCTCACCCAGACCACGGTCGACCTGCGCGCCCGCCTGCCCAAGGCGCAGGACACGCTCGCGGGGCTGCAGCAGCAGTACTCGGCGGAGATGCTCTCCTCCATCGCCCACAACGTGGACATGGCCGAGGTGAGCATCACCCAGGCGGAGAAGTTCATCGACACCGGCCGCGGGCTCGTGGCCAAGCCCGCCGGCGAGCAGGGCGGGCTCATCGACTCCGTCCGCCAGGCCGAGGACGCGGCCACCCACGCCGACAAGCTCATCACCGGCATCGAGAACGCCAGCGCCACCATCGCCACGGCGATGTCGGGCCTGCCCGCGCTCATCACCGAGGTCGAGGGCGAGATCACCGAGGCGCTCTCGCTGCGCGAGCAGGGCCAGGCGCAGCGCACCTCCGCCGACTGGACCGAGCTCGACGCCGCGGTCGCGCAGTCGCGCACGGTGCTCGACGCCGCCAAGGCCAAGGGGCAGGCCGACCCGCTCGGCCAGTGGACCGCGCTCACCGACGTCGACTCCCGCCTCGACGCGGTGCTCGACACCGTCCGGGCGGAGACCGCCGACCACGCGCGCCAGCTCCAGCTCTTCGACCAGCAGCTCGCCGCGGCGGGCTCCGCCATCCAGGCCGCGAGCGACTTCATCTCCACCCGCGGCCGCGTCATCGGCTCCTCGGCGCGCACCAAGCTTGCCGACGCCCAAAGGCTGCACGCCCAGGCCCAGCAGCAGCGCACCTCGGACACCCGCGCCGCCACGGGCTACGCGCGCCAGGCCGCCAACGCGGCGCAGGCCTCGCTGAGCGCCGCCCAGCGCGACGTCGACGACTACCAGCGCCGCCAGAACCGCAACAACAGCTCCGGCACCACCGGTGCGATCATCACCGGCATGGTCCTCAACGAGATCTTAAGCGGCGGCCGCGGTGGCTTCGGCGGAGGGTTCGGTGGCGGCGGCGGATTTGGCGGGGGCGGTGGCGGCTTCGGCGGCGGTGGCGGTGGCTTCCGCGGCGGCCGTTTCTAG
- a CDS encoding ArsR/SmtB family transcription factor, giving the protein MMETQTTPTNRHPNPATVTDSPLPAAFSFNEQDEALPLQDLLGLFHALDSQIRIHIIDLLSQRDHYVFELVEILGSSQPLVSQHLRVLKNSGLIDSSRVGRQVTYRLAQPEVLPLIATARNILRSINEQRKEV; this is encoded by the coding sequence ATGATGGAGACCCAAACCACTCCTACCAACCGGCACCCCAACCCGGCCACCGTTACCGACTCCCCGCTCCCCGCAGCGTTTTCTTTTAACGAGCAGGACGAGGCACTCCCCCTCCAGGACCTGCTCGGGCTCTTCCATGCGCTCGATTCCCAGATCCGCATTCACATCATCGACCTTCTCTCGCAGCGCGACCACTACGTGTTTGAGCTGGTAGAGATCCTCGGCTCCAGCCAGCCGCTGGTGAGCCAGCACCTTCGGGTTCTCAAGAATTCCGGCCTCATCGACTCCTCCCGGGTGGGCAGGCAGGTGACCTATCGGCTGGCACAGCCGGAGGTGCTTCCGCTCATCGCGACGGCGCGAAACATCCTGCGTTCCATCAACGAGCAGCGCAAAGAAGTGTAA